CCCTAACATATTCAATCCCGAAGTATTCAGTTTCAGAAGAATTACTCTTTCTCCTATACTTTTAGTTATTGGCTTTATAATTGAAATTTTCGCAATAATGAAACGATTCAACAAGGACGAACAGTAAAAGATAATTACATATTTTTATTAAAAAATAATTTCAATGTCATTTCTTCAAGCAATAATAGTTGCTATAGTGCAGGGACTTACCGAATTTCTTCCTATTTCATCGACAGGACACATGATTATAACTCAATCATTACTGGGAATTCCAAGCACCTCATTTGTAAAAGTTTTCACAGTAAGCATTCAATTCGGTTCAATATTATCGGTTGTAGTGCTATATTGGAAAAGATTTTTTCAAACTATTGATTTTTATTACAAATTATTTGTAGCTTTCATTCCTGCTGCTGTAATAGGTTTTTTTCTGAAAGATTATATTGAATCACTGCTCGGAAATGTTGTTGTTGTTGCTTTTTCATTACTAATCGGAGGAGTAATTTTTCTCTTTATTGATAATTTACTTAAAAATGAGGAAGAAGAAGAAAAACAGAAAATTTCTTTTTTATCTGCATTTGTAATCGGAATATTTCAGTCATTTTCGATGATTCCAGGTGTTTCACGTTCTGCGTCAACAATCATAGGCGGATTGACGCAAAAGCTTAACAGAAAAAATGCAGCCGAATTTTCATTTTTTCTTGCAGTACCTACAATGTTTGCAGCAACAGTTCTGGAACTTTCGGGAGTTTATGAAAATATCAGGCAAAAAGATATAATTGTTCTTGCTATAGGAAATATTGTTGCATTTGTTGTTGCAATGTTTGCCATAAAATTCTTTATTTCAATTATTGTAAAATACGGTTTCAGATTTTTCGGCTACTACAGAATAATAGTAGGAACCATAATTTTAATTTTACTCGCACTCGGTTATAATTTGAATATTCTTGATTAATGACTTTTAATTTTGATGAAGGAGGATTTCTTCTAATAAACAAACCATACAGATGGACATCTTTTGATGTAGTCGGATTACTCAAAAAAAAATTAAGACATAAATATAACAAAAAAATAAAAGTAGGACATGCCGGAACACTTGACCCTCTTGCTACAGGACTTTTAATAATCTGCACCGGAAAATTCACAAAAAAAATATCGGAATTTCAAAACCTTGAGAAAGAATACACGGGAACATTTACATTTGGCGCTACAACTCCGTCTTATGATATGGAAAAACCAACCGATAAAACATTTCCCGTAAATCACATTACCGATGAAAAATTTTTTTTGATTTCAAAAAAGTTTACAGGAACATTTGAACAAGTTCCTCCTCTGTTTTCCGCAAAACAAATTGACGGACAAAGAGCATACAAATTCGCAAGAAGAGGTGAAACTAAAGAAATAAAACCTCAACTTATTACAATTTCCGAATTTGATATTATAAAAATCACAATGCCCGTTGTTGAATTTAGAGTTGTTTGCAGTAAGGGAACATATATACGCTCACTTGCACGCGATTTTGGTGCTGCCCTTGAAAGCGGTGCTTACCTTTCTGCTCTTTGCAGAACAAGAATAGGAAAATATAAAACAGAAGATGCCTGCGAAATTGAAGAACTTGAAAAAATAATAACCTAAAAAAACAAAACACAAACACTTTTACTTTCTACAATAAATGACTTGCCAGATTAGCAAGTTCAGACCTTTCGCCTTTCTCGAGAGTAATGTGAGCGTATAGATTATTATTTTTCATTTTATCAATCATGTACGATAAACCGTTACTTTGAGTATCGAGGTATGGTGTATCAATCTGGAAAATATCGCCTGTAAAAACCATTTTTGTTTTTTCGCCTGCACGTGAA
The sequence above is a segment of the Bacteroidales bacterium genome. Coding sequences within it:
- a CDS encoding undecaprenyl-diphosphate phosphatase — protein: MSFLQAIIVAIVQGLTEFLPISSTGHMIITQSLLGIPSTSFVKVFTVSIQFGSILSVVVLYWKRFFQTIDFYYKLFVAFIPAAVIGFFLKDYIESLLGNVVVVAFSLLIGGVIFLFIDNLLKNEEEEEKQKISFLSAFVIGIFQSFSMIPGVSRSASTIIGGLTQKLNRKNAAEFSFFLAVPTMFAATVLELSGVYENIRQKDIIVLAIGNIVAFVVAMFAIKFFISIIVKYGFRFFGYYRIIVGTIILILLALGYNLNILD
- the truB gene encoding tRNA pseudouridine(55) synthase TruB, whose protein sequence is MTFNFDEGGFLLINKPYRWTSFDVVGLLKKKLRHKYNKKIKVGHAGTLDPLATGLLIICTGKFTKKISEFQNLEKEYTGTFTFGATTPSYDMEKPTDKTFPVNHITDEKFFLISKKFTGTFEQVPPLFSAKQIDGQRAYKFARRGETKEIKPQLITISEFDIIKITMPVVEFRVVCSKGTYIRSLARDFGAALESGAYLSALCRTRIGKYKTEDACEIEELEKIIT